From the genome of Malus domestica chromosome 04, GDT2T_hap1, one region includes:
- the LOC103434201 gene encoding serine/threonine-protein phosphatase PP1-like, whose protein sequence is MDQSVLDDIINRLLEVRGRPGKQVQLSESEIRQLCLVSKEIFLQQPNLLELEAPIKICGDIHGQYSDLLRLFEYGGLPPNANYLFLGDYVDRGKQSLETICLLLAYKIKYPENFFLLRGNHECASINRIYGFYDECKRRFNVRLWKTFTECFNCLPVAALIDEKILCMHGGLSPDLHNLDQIRNLQRPTDVPDTGLLCDLLWSDPSKDVHGWGGNERGVSFTFGPDTVTEFLQKHDLDLICRAHQVVEDGYELFANRQLVTIFSAPNYCGEFDNAGAMMSVDETLMCSFQILKPAEKKPKFNFGSMTAAKPGNTSSGVGAFASIAAAKPGNTVTGIKSLMHR, encoded by the exons ATGGACCAATCGGTTCTGGACGACATAATCAACCGACTCCTCGAAGTCCGAGGCCGGCCCGGGAAGCAGGTCCAGCTGTCGGAGTCGGAGATCCGGCAGCTTTGTTTGGTCTCTAAAGAAATCTTCTTGCAGCAGCCTAATTTGTTAGAGCTCGAAGCACCCATCAAGATTTGTG GTGATATACACGGTCAGTACTCGGATCTTTTAAGGCTTTTCGAGTACGGTGGACTGCCTCCTAATGCCAATTACTTGTTCTTGGGGGATTATGTGGATCGGGGAAAGCAAAGTTTAGAAACAATATGTCTTCTCCttgcatataaaataaaatatcctGAGAATTTTTTCCTCTTGAGGGGAAACCATGAATGTGCATCTATAAACCGTATATACGGATTTTATGATGAGTGTAAGAGAAGATTCAATGTGAGGCTATGGAAGACATTCACAGAGTGTTTTAACTGCCTTCCAGTGGCAGCTCTGATTGATGAAAAGATTCTCTGCATGCATGGTGGTCTTTCTCCCGACCTGCATAATTTAGATCAAATCAGAAATTTACAGCGGCCAACGGATGTACCAGACACAGGTTTACTTTGTGACCTTCTCTGGTCTGATCCCAGTAAAGATGTTCATGGTTGGGGAGGGAACGAGCGGGGAGTTTCGTTTACATTTGGTCCTGACACGGTGACGGAGTTTCTTCAGAAGCATGATTTGGATCTCATTTGTCGTGCTCACCAG GTTGTGGAGGATGGCTACGAGTTATTTGCCAACCGACAACTTGTGACGATATTTTCAGCACCTAATTATTGTGGGGAATTTGATAATGCTGGTGCCATGATGAGTGTGGATGAGACATTAATGTGCTCTTTTCAAATATTAAAACCCGCAGAGAAAAAGCCGAAATTTAACTTTGGGAGCATGACTGCAGCTAAGCCTGGAAATACTTCATCTGGAGTTGGTGCTTTTGCGAGCATAGCAGCAGCTAAGCCTGGGAACACTGTTACAGGAATCAAG TCTCTGA